One window from the genome of Pseudobdellovibrionaceae bacterium encodes:
- the arsC gene encoding arsenate reductase (glutaredoxin) (This arsenate reductase requires both glutathione and glutaredoxin to convert arsenate to arsenite, after which the efflux transporter formed by ArsA and ArsB can extrude the arsenite from the cell, providing resistance.), producing MSNYKILHNPKCSKSREALKMLEEAQVKFEVVEYLKTPLTEKELLTLMDQLQQDEPKDLVRLKEDKYKELKFDLSNASVIAKNLAKHPNLLERPIVIHHNKAIIGRPLEKIKELL from the coding sequence ATGAGCAATTATAAAATTTTACATAATCCTAAATGTAGTAAAAGCCGTGAAGCTTTAAAAATGCTAGAAGAGGCTCAAGTGAAGTTTGAAGTCGTAGAGTATTTAAAGACGCCTTTAACCGAAAAAGAATTGCTGACCCTAATGGATCAACTTCAGCAAGACGAACCCAAAGACCTAGTTCGTCTAAAAGAGGACAAATACAAAGAACTCAAGTTTGATCTTTCAAACGCCTCAGTTATCGCCAAAAACTTAGCCAAGCATCCAAACCTTCTAGAGCGTCCCATAGTCATCCACCACAACAAAGCCATCATCGGCCGCCCCCTCGAAAAGATCAAAGAACTGTTGTAA
- a CDS encoding class A beta-lactamase-related serine hydrolase — MLRSKLFSSLCMALFLTTPLIFVGCGDNLTPQGSQIEQETGSDIPEDSDGDNTGSDREEPTTPTVTLGSPESDPNFGTLPNGTKLTSIKVSGVALKLITGTGNTLTSAKYQEYQKLRSASETQANHLVQWTFANLETGQILARSASAHKKYFGASSSKIFVGAAQLDKHKGSITAKQLQQMADMIVVSSNTAWTNMQKDIGDGDANKGRERIHQFTQRMGYTLTRGFQGYWGSVHGNELVPDETAEMLFDTYHNQYPGAETLWKMMYTCRTGANRGLKYIPKNIYVGGKTGTYSGPTENPETGRSHNVNMKNHVLTFNIHGTQYGLVIFANNGSDESVALLAGGLVQDTLLSSKTMASHMW; from the coding sequence ATGTTGCGCTCAAAGCTTTTCTCTTCACTATGTATGGCTCTATTTTTAACTACACCTTTAATATTTGTAGGCTGCGGTGACAATCTCACACCTCAAGGCAGTCAAATAGAACAAGAGACTGGTTCAGACATCCCTGAAGATTCTGATGGCGACAACACTGGCTCTGATCGTGAAGAGCCCACAACCCCGACTGTAACTCTGGGCAGCCCAGAATCTGATCCCAACTTTGGTACTTTACCGAATGGCACCAAATTGACCTCCATCAAAGTCAGTGGCGTCGCTTTAAAGTTAATCACAGGTACAGGAAACACACTCACAAGTGCAAAATATCAAGAGTATCAGAAACTCAGATCCGCTTCAGAAACACAAGCTAACCATTTAGTGCAATGGACTTTTGCGAATTTAGAGACAGGTCAAATTTTAGCTCGCAGCGCTTCAGCTCATAAAAAATACTTTGGGGCTTCAAGTTCTAAGATTTTTGTGGGTGCCGCGCAACTGGATAAACATAAAGGTTCCATTACTGCAAAGCAGTTACAACAAATGGCGGACATGATTGTGGTGTCTTCTAATACGGCTTGGACTAATATGCAAAAAGACATCGGTGATGGAGATGCCAATAAAGGTCGTGAGCGCATTCATCAGTTCACCCAAAGAATGGGTTACACATTGACCCGTGGCTTTCAAGGTTATTGGGGAAGTGTACATGGCAATGAGCTTGTGCCAGACGAAACAGCCGAAATGCTTTTTGATACCTACCACAATCAATACCCAGGGGCCGAGACTTTATGGAAGATGATGTACACGTGCCGTACTGGTGCAAATCGTGGACTTAAATATATTCCAAAAAATATTTATGTAGGCGGAAAAACAGGAACTTACAGTGGACCGACCGAAAACCCTGAAACAGGTCGCAGTCACAACGTAAACATGAAAAATCATGTTCTGACCTTTAATATTCACGGCACCCAATATGGTCTTGTGATCTTTGCTAATAATGGATCTGATGAGTCTGTCGCCCTTTTAGCTGGCGGTTTAGTACAAGACACTTTGCTAAGTTCAAAAACCATGGCCTCACACATGTGGTGA
- a CDS encoding GDYXXLXY domain-containing protein codes for MNNSKYLIVGILFPILVLLGMVIKHHLNIESGGKVTLKILGYDPRDLLSGHYITYRVDYEIDPAHICRMWNTNESAFICLSGNRKFTTNSKELKGCDLYLKGICKHGRFEAGIERFYIPENLAKDLDMAVRDGQGKINVTIQKNGTGMVTDLLIEDLPFKEWVRKKRDHKESAPQDQE; via the coding sequence ATGAATAATTCAAAATATTTAATTGTGGGAATCCTTTTTCCAATTCTAGTTTTATTAGGGATGGTGATTAAACATCATTTGAATATTGAAAGCGGTGGTAAGGTCACGTTGAAAATTTTGGGATATGATCCTCGGGATCTTCTATCGGGACATTATATTACTTATCGTGTGGACTATGAAATTGATCCTGCTCATATTTGTCGTATGTGGAATACGAATGAGAGTGCATTTATATGTCTTTCTGGAAACAGAAAATTCACAACTAACTCCAAGGAACTCAAGGGCTGTGATCTGTATCTTAAAGGGATTTGTAAACATGGAAGATTTGAAGCGGGTATAGAAAGGTTTTATATTCCAGAAAATTTAGCCAAAGACCTAGATATGGCTGTCCGCGATGGCCAGGGAAAGATCAATGTCACCATACAAAAAAATGGAACAGGCATGGTGACAGACCTGCTTATTGAAGACCTTCCTTTTAAAGAATGGGTTCGCAAGAAACGAGACCATAAAGAGTCCGCTCCTCAAGATCAAGAGTAA
- a CDS encoding PEP/pyruvate-binding domain-containing protein: MKKLFVALLVLSFTGSAYAEVISGGKRDIFNEGERCGYLTLVTSESSNEFKALNLSSVPVFTFFPAELSTVSGVITLVKQPRSSHIAIKAKDWGIPNADISGADCVANSGGDLEAALEVCFPTIQNGDFVFIKVLRESRELVLEKTTPSDARCSAEVAALEKVEIVADLSFNKIVDHADIGWKDHDKVGSKAANYAELLKAMGSDVVRPGFAIPFYYYNQFLDQNPKIKDAISAILTDKRLNTAEEALYRNEKLEELQAMIMSPEFPMDVKSLELILAKAETFRNTKGNLRNLKFRSSTNAEDLPNFSGAGLYTSKSYKPYNKKGKERSKEDKLVELEEAIKTVWASIWNRRAYDERQLYGIDHSEVYMGIQVNPSFNDELASGVVVTKNIADEKGDLAGVYIEAQRGDEHSVENPAEGVLPERRAVVPNKAGQPEIVRMGNSTVDVDTITILSQESDIPVLTDAHIMDIYNLSLKAETYFKPLLGKDNDLFALDIEFKVDKNDNDEYVVLFKQARPYIIK, translated from the coding sequence ATGAAAAAATTGTTTGTAGCACTATTAGTTTTAAGCTTTACGGGCTCTGCCTATGCAGAAGTCATAAGCGGTGGAAAGCGCGACATCTTTAATGAAGGCGAGCGTTGTGGTTATTTGACTCTTGTCACTTCAGAATCTTCTAATGAGTTTAAGGCTCTTAACCTTAGCTCTGTGCCTGTGTTCACCTTCTTCCCAGCAGAACTTTCTACAGTTTCTGGTGTGATCACATTGGTGAAACAGCCTAGAAGTTCTCATATTGCTATTAAAGCCAAGGATTGGGGCATTCCTAATGCCGATATTTCTGGCGCAGACTGTGTTGCAAACAGTGGTGGTGATCTTGAAGCCGCTTTAGAAGTGTGTTTCCCCACTATTCAAAACGGAGATTTTGTTTTTATTAAAGTGTTAAGAGAGAGCCGTGAGCTTGTTCTTGAGAAAACTACTCCTAGCGATGCAAGATGTTCTGCTGAAGTGGCCGCTTTAGAAAAAGTAGAGATCGTGGCAGACTTGTCATTTAACAAGATTGTTGATCATGCTGACATTGGCTGGAAAGATCACGATAAAGTAGGATCAAAAGCCGCCAACTATGCTGAACTTTTAAAAGCTATGGGTAGCGATGTGGTTCGTCCTGGTTTTGCTATTCCTTTTTATTACTACAATCAATTTTTAGATCAAAATCCTAAAATCAAAGATGCTATCAGTGCGATCTTAACAGACAAGAGATTAAACACGGCAGAAGAAGCTCTTTATAGAAATGAAAAATTAGAAGAGCTACAAGCTATGATCATGTCACCTGAGTTTCCAATGGATGTTAAATCTTTAGAATTGATTTTGGCTAAAGCTGAAACCTTTCGTAATACAAAAGGGAATTTAAGAAACTTAAAGTTTAGAAGCTCTACCAACGCCGAAGATCTTCCAAATTTCAGTGGTGCAGGTCTTTACACTTCAAAAAGTTACAAGCCTTACAATAAAAAAGGCAAAGAAAGAAGCAAAGAAGATAAGTTAGTTGAACTTGAAGAAGCGATCAAAACCGTCTGGGCTTCTATCTGGAACAGAAGAGCTTATGATGAAAGACAGCTTTATGGTATTGATCATTCCGAAGTGTATATGGGCATTCAGGTCAACCCTTCTTTTAATGATGAGTTAGCAAGTGGTGTTGTGGTTACAAAAAACATTGCTGATGAAAAAGGGGACTTAGCAGGTGTGTATATCGAAGCCCAAAGAGGCGACGAACACAGTGTTGAAAACCCAGCAGAAGGTGTGCTTCCAGAAAGAAGAGCCGTAGTTCCAAATAAAGCAGGTCAACCTGAAATCGTGAGAATGGGGAACTCTACAGTAGATGTAGATACAATCACCATCCTTTCACAAGAAAGCGATATTCCTGTTCTTACAGACGCTCACATCATGGACATCTACAACTTAAGCTTAAAAGCAGAAACCTACTTTAAACCTTTGTTGGGTAAAGATAATGACTTATTTGCTTTAGATATCGAGTTTAAAGTAGATAAGAATGATAATGATGAGTACGTGGTTTTATTTAAACAAGCTCGTCCTTACATCATTAAATAA
- a CDS encoding DUF2157 domain-containing protein, giving the protein MSKLFKQLQEWKEKGLISEDQLLGIKNYEDGKPKASWVLTSVLVLGALCIGLGIISVIAANWAEIPDTVKLVFNFLLLSAFGYGVYFFYTKDKPAYFESALFIFAIHCLATIGLTSQIYHLKGEIFQGLGLWTLITIPTVRYARTIFLPVVWSLGLLVTLIDLFTNAKGWGLDYTFTFVTITLIFVSLVEGAKYLKLPVWAKAHTAGLMFSSLLSVFSLESYGSYRLHSNDHWPLLLVAALALYGLIYKSTYNGLIQKRLKYFLLLTYLLMFLFHMSNSVVLAKDVTAYTLEPVATWVSMVTALFTLLMLVLLGLYFISLKYTRAFNCVVALIGIRIFILYVQALGGLATTGLGLISSGIVVLLLAYLWTKQSSKFTTRVQGWLLNE; this is encoded by the coding sequence ATGTCCAAACTATTCAAACAACTTCAAGAGTGGAAGGAAAAGGGTCTGATCAGTGAGGATCAGCTCTTAGGTATTAAGAACTATGAAGACGGGAAACCGAAAGCGTCGTGGGTTCTCACTTCTGTGCTTGTCTTAGGTGCTCTTTGTATCGGACTTGGGATCATTTCTGTTATTGCGGCCAATTGGGCAGAGATCCCTGATACAGTAAAGTTGGTATTTAACTTCTTGCTTTTAAGTGCTTTTGGGTATGGCGTGTACTTCTTCTACACCAAAGATAAACCTGCTTATTTTGAATCGGCCTTGTTTATCTTTGCCATTCACTGTTTAGCGACCATTGGTCTGACGTCTCAAATTTATCATTTAAAAGGAGAGATATTTCAAGGACTAGGCTTATGGACTCTGATCACCATCCCGACGGTGAGATATGCAAGAACCATTTTTTTGCCAGTGGTTTGGTCCCTTGGACTTTTGGTTACACTTATAGATCTTTTCACAAACGCCAAAGGTTGGGGGTTAGACTATACATTTACGTTTGTGACCATCACTTTAATTTTTGTTTCACTGGTCGAAGGGGCAAAGTATCTCAAGCTTCCCGTGTGGGCAAAAGCTCATACTGCGGGTTTGATGTTTTCATCTCTTCTTAGTGTGTTTTCGCTTGAGTCTTATGGCTCTTACCGTCTACATAGTAATGATCATTGGCCACTATTATTAGTCGCGGCTTTGGCGTTGTATGGTCTCATTTATAAGTCGACTTATAACGGCTTGATTCAAAAGCGACTCAAATATTTTCTTTTACTCACTTACCTTTTAATGTTTTTGTTTCATATGTCTAATTCAGTAGTTCTTGCCAAAGATGTCACAGCGTACACGTTGGAGCCCGTAGCTACTTGGGTGTCTATGGTGACGGCCCTTTTTACCTTGTTGATGCTTGTTCTGCTTGGCTTATATTTTATTTCTTTGAAATACACCAGAGCGTTTAATTGTGTGGTCGCCTTGATAGGCATCAGAATCTTTATCCTTTACGTTCAGGCATTAGGGGGTTTGGCAACTACGGGCTTGGGATTGATCTCATCAGGGATTGTGGTTCTCTTACTGGCTTATTTATGGACCAAACAAAGTTCAAAATTTACAACACGCGTTCAAGGATGGCTTTTAAATGAATAA
- the arfB gene encoding aminoacyl-tRNA hydrolase, whose protein sequence is MVSQLPQLKEIKFVATRSRGPGGQNVNKVSSAAQLTWHVESSESFTEEQKIRILEKLDSYINQKGELYLRSDEFRDLERNKSRCLEKLQFLIAKALHKPKARKKTKPTKSSQIKRVESKKQRGEIKKARQKVKL, encoded by the coding sequence ATGGTGTCACAACTGCCACAACTTAAAGAGATCAAATTTGTCGCAACCAGAAGTCGAGGCCCTGGTGGTCAAAATGTGAACAAGGTCAGCTCTGCGGCGCAACTGACATGGCATGTGGAAAGCTCCGAGTCTTTCACTGAAGAACAAAAGATAAGAATTCTTGAAAAGCTAGACTCTTATATCAATCAAAAAGGAGAGTTGTACTTAAGGAGCGATGAATTTCGAGACCTTGAGAGAAACAAATCACGCTGTTTAGAGAAGTTGCAATTTTTGATTGCAAAAGCTTTGCATAAACCCAAGGCCCGCAAAAAAACAAAACCGACTAAATCGAGTCAGATCAAACGGGTAGAGAGTAAAAAACAAAGAGGTGAAATTAAGAAGGCAAGGCAGAAGGTCAAACTTTAA
- a CDS encoding DKNYY domain-containing protein — MKYLFFALFIFSIIPNGSYAFSPAPADFYYAKNGKVFFENTETTAHLASFSVLHPSEYFAKDQEHIYFKGKSIPDVSAENFKATYDLVGTDGKTVILLDHTNPLGYSVQTFQDFKILSDHYYVGDGQMYFLKVREPYNGSLKRAELVAVPKVTPENFLLVYKKTGQDISDVFNVIATTDSHFMVCEHSHPLKKSLGPVQILSSEKEIGTYFSANKQVYYVHGCKLTLVKDATPQNFKILTPLIATDGKRFLKYGEPLEFTYKGQAIKPNVKEFLVIEKVWGKYQDSLYYIFEGQFQEYKNVDFKTFEILRNYCKEGIGCIHLAQDSRHYFYRSGQSLIDSDDANITYVMQKYPNHRKAVYLYGLLLDKVDPDTYRSLDSSRYGVDANSLYYNNVPVQGADIKSLTVLDHGYAKDQFSVYLHGRKIISADAFSFKRRFGKFSDRSTSTKQKIWEDKRYYFNQDGKIVSKKTPPSEQS, encoded by the coding sequence ATGAAGTATCTATTTTTTGCCCTTTTTATTTTTTCTATAATACCAAATGGATCCTACGCCTTTAGTCCAGCTCCAGCCGACTTTTACTACGCCAAGAATGGCAAAGTCTTTTTTGAAAATACAGAAACCACTGCTCACCTTGCAAGCTTTAGTGTTTTGCATCCCAGCGAATACTTTGCAAAAGATCAAGAGCATATTTATTTCAAAGGAAAAAGCATTCCCGATGTTTCTGCTGAAAACTTTAAGGCCACCTATGATCTAGTCGGAACTGATGGAAAAACTGTCATCCTGTTAGATCACACCAACCCATTGGGATATTCCGTTCAAACATTTCAAGACTTTAAAATACTCTCAGATCATTACTACGTCGGTGATGGTCAAATGTATTTTTTAAAGGTCAGAGAGCCTTATAATGGTTCTTTAAAGCGGGCCGAGCTTGTAGCCGTACCAAAAGTCACTCCTGAAAATTTTCTTCTGGTTTATAAAAAAACAGGGCAAGACATTTCTGATGTCTTTAATGTGATTGCCACTACAGATTCACACTTTATGGTCTGTGAACACTCTCATCCATTAAAAAAATCTCTGGGCCCCGTTCAAATTCTAAGCTCAGAAAAAGAAATTGGAACTTATTTTAGTGCCAACAAGCAGGTGTATTATGTGCATGGTTGCAAACTGACTTTGGTCAAAGATGCCACGCCTCAAAACTTTAAGATTCTTACTCCACTGATCGCCACCGATGGGAAACGTTTTCTTAAATACGGAGAACCCCTTGAGTTCACTTACAAAGGACAAGCTATCAAACCCAATGTGAAAGAGTTTCTCGTGATTGAAAAAGTATGGGGAAAATATCAAGATTCACTGTACTATATTTTTGAGGGACAGTTTCAAGAGTATAAGAATGTAGATTTTAAGACTTTTGAAATTTTAAGAAACTACTGCAAAGAGGGCATAGGCTGTATCCACTTGGCACAAGATTCACGACACTATTTTTATAGAAGCGGCCAAAGCCTGATCGACTCTGATGATGCCAATATCACCTATGTCATGCAAAAGTACCCCAATCATAGAAAAGCGGTGTACTTATATGGACTGCTCTTAGATAAGGTGGACCCTGATACTTATCGCTCTTTAGATTCTTCACGTTATGGAGTCGACGCAAACTCTTTGTATTACAATAATGTTCCCGTACAAGGAGCCGACATTAAAAGTCTTACGGTTTTAGATCATGGTTATGCTAAAGATCAATTCAGCGTGTACTTACATGGACGTAAGATCATCAGTGCTGACGCTTTTTCTTTCAAAAGACGTTTTGGAAAGTTCAGTGACCGCTCCACTTCAACCAAACAAAAGATCTGGGAAGACAAACGGTACTACTTTAATCAAGATGGCAAGATTGTGAGCAAGAAAACCCCACCTTCAGAACAGTCTTAA